In one Cervus elaphus chromosome 9, mCerEla1.1, whole genome shotgun sequence genomic region, the following are encoded:
- the LOC122699185 gene encoding GEM-interacting protein isoform X1, with product MDSTEPGLPPAPESRKRYSDIFRSLDNLEISLGNVTLEMLAGDTVISGDPEPDKNPTATLASETSRWSGPSPEDPAPLTGEELDLRLIRTKGGVDAALEYAKSWSRYVKELLAWTEKRASYELEFAKNVMKIADAGKVSIQQQSHMSLQYIYLLFLEHDLSLGSLAMETLAQQKRDYYQPLAAKRTEIEKWRKEFKEQWMKEQKRMNEAVQALRRAQLQYMQRSEELRVRSQVSPEDLALQASPGPNKQQERRRRSREEAQAKAQEAEALYQACVREANARQQELEAAKQRIVSHVRKLVLQGDEVLRRVTLGLFGLRGAQAERGPRAFAALAECCKPFEPGQRYQEFVRALGPDPPPPPPAAYSFQEFTYSSPLDTRKKLSGAPPPQLDESTAEPGPWEDTGTGWQGALGPTVGSDVDSMGGGSESRSQDSPTSSPGSGTRRLVKVSSIGTESSDDFEERDPDLGDGLENGPGTPFKKWILSNAAQTHRLRRLRGPAKCRECEAFMVSGTECEECSLTCHKRCLETLLILCGHKRLPARTPLFGVNFLQLPRDFPEEVPFVITRCTAEIEQRALNVQGIYRVSGSRVRVERLCQAFENGRALVDLSGNSPHDVSSVLKRFLQELTDPVVPFHLYDAFISLAKTLHADPVHDPGTPSPSPEVIRSLKTLLVQLPDSNYNTLRHLVAHLFRVAAQYEDNKMSANNLGIVFGPTLLRLPDGPGPAGAGPITCLLDSAHQAQLIEFLIVHYEQIFGADELLLATEPLPRDPSPPPATLPASLQAPHLQLVLDPLPLSLASDQDPDAMLLSALEKHPEATLPEISTLHSEQEEEITEDIKNEGGEVSNQGPEDSPLGTQPRGHFSRQPVKYSRGGVRPVTHQLSGLALVASKLSEETPITSVPQGSLRRRGPSPAASTREDSPLRRTPLPKHFEITQETARLLSKLHSESVPQATCCPDPQTEEAEDHF from the exons GACGCTTGAGATGCTGGCTGGAGACACTGTAATTTCAGGAGACCCGGAACCTGACAAGAACCCCACAGCCACTTTG gcCAGTGAGACCAGCCGTTGGAGTGGCCCCTCCCCAGAGGATCCTGCACCCCTTACAG GGGAGGAGCTGGACTTGCGGCTCATCCGAACCAAGGGGGGCGTGGATGCAGCTCTGGAGTACGCCAAGTCCTGGAGCCGCTACGTCAAGGAGCTGCTGGCCTGGACCGAGAAGAGAGCCAGTTATG AGCTGGAGTTTGCCAAAAACGTCATGAAGATTGCCGATGCTGGCAAGGTGTCAATCCAGCAGCAG AGCCACATGTCACTGCAGTATATCTACCTCCTGTTTCTGGAGCACGACCTcagcctgggaagcctggccATGGAGACACTAGCCCAGCAGAAAAGAGATTACTACCAG CCCTTGGCTGCCAAACGGACTGAGATTGAGAAGTGGCGGAAGGAGTTCAAGGAGCAGTGGATGAAAGAGCAGAAGCGGATG AACGAGGCGGTGCAGGCGCTGCGGCGGGCCCAGCTCCAGTACATGCAGCGCAGCGAGGAACTGCGGGTGCGCTCCCAGGTGTCGCCCGAAGATCTGGCTCTCCAGGCCTCACCGGGCCCCAACAAACAGCAGGAGCGGCGGCGACGCTCTCGAGAAGAGGCCCAGGCCAAG GCGCAGGAGGCCGAAGCGCTGTACCAGGCCTGCGTCAGAGAGGCCAACGCGCGGCAACAGGAACTGGAGGCCGCCAAGCAGCGGATCGTGTCCCACGTGCGCAAACTGGTGCTGCAGGGGGACGAAGTGCTGCGGCGG GTGACCCTGGGATTGTTCGGGCTTCGAGGCGCTCAGGCAGAGCGTGGCCCCCGCGCCTTCGCCGCCCTGGCTGAGTGCTGTAAGCCCTTCGAGCCTGGCCAGCGATACCAAGAGTTCGTGAGGGCGCTAGGGCCcgaccccccaccacccccgccaGCCGCCTATTCTTTCCAGGAGTTCACGTACAG TTCCCCTCTGGACACAAGAAAGAAGCTCTCTGGAGCACCCCCTCCACAGCTGGATGAGAGTACAGCTGAGCCAGGCCCTTGGGAGGACACAGGCACAGGCTGGCAGG GAGCTCTGGGCCCCACTGTGGGCAGTGATGTGGACAGCATGGGCGGTGGCAGCGAGTCTCGCTCCCAGGACTCTCCCACTTCCAGTCCAG GCTCTGGCACGAGGCGGCTGGTAAAAGTGTCATCCATAGGCACCGAGTCTTCAGATGACTTTGAGGAGCGAGACCCTG ACCTGGGAGATGGGCTGGAGAACGGGCCAGGGACCCCCTTCAAGAAGTGGATACTATCCAACGCAGCCCAGACCCACCGGTTGCGGCGGCTGCGGGGCCCAGCCAAGTGCCGAGAGTGTGAGGCTTTCATGGTCAGCGGGACAGAGTGCGAGGAG TGCTCTCTGACCTGCCACAAGCGCTGCCTCGAGACTCTGCTGATCCTCTGTGGACATAAGCGGCTACCGGCCCGGACTCCCCTCTTTGGGGTCAACTTCCTGCAGCTGCCCAGGGACTTCCCAGAGGAGGTGCCTTTTGTGATCACCAGGTGCACGGCCGAGATAGAACAGCGTGCGCTGAATGTGCAG gGCATTTATCGGGTCAGCGGGTCCAGGGTCCGCGTGGAACGGCTGTGCCAGGCTTTTGAGAATGGCCGAGCATTGGTTGACCTGTCAGGGAACTCACCTCATGATGTCTCGAGCGTTCTCAAGCGATTCCTCCAGGAG CTCACTGACCCCGTGGTCCCCTTCCACCTCTACGATGCCTTCATCTCTCTGGCTAAGACCCTGCATGCAGACCCTGTGCACGACCCTgggacccccagccccagccctgaggTTATCCGCTCGCTGAAGACCCTCTTGGTGCAGCTGCCCGACTCTAACTACAACACCCTGCGGCACCTGGTGGCCCATCTGTTCAG GGTGGCTGCACAGTATGAGGACAACAAGATGTCTGCCAACAACCTGGGCATTGTATTTGGGCCGACGCTGTTGCGGCTGCCCGACGGTCCAGGGCCAGCCGGTGCCGGACCTATCACCTGCCTGCTGGATTCCGCACACCAGGCTCAGCTCATCGAGTTCCTCATTGTGCACTATGAGCAGATCTTCGGGGCTGACGAGCTCCTCCTGGCCACTGAGCCCCTGCCCCGagaccccagcccaccccctgcGACCCTCCCAGCCAGCCTCCAGGCACCACACTTACAACTTGTCCTGGACCCCCTGCCCTTATCCCTCGCCTCAGACCAGGACCCAGACGCCATGCTCCTTAGTGCCCTGGAGAAGCATCCCGAGGCCACGCTCCCAGAG ATTTCAACTCTGCACAGTGAGCAGGAAGAGGAAATAACCGAAGACATCAAAAATGAGGGAGGGGAAG TGTCCAACCAAGGGCCTGAGGACTCACCCCTGGGGACACAGCCCCGTGGCCACTTCAGCCGCCAGCCAGTGAAGTATTCCCGGGGAGGTGTGCGGCCTGTCACCCACCAGCTGTCTGGCTTGGCCCTGGTGGCTTCCAAACTGTCCGAGGAGACCCCCATCACATCAGTGCCCCAAGGGAGCCTGCGGAGGCGAGGACCCAGCCCTGCCGCCAGCACCCGTGAAGACAGCCCTCTGCGCCGCACCCCGCTGCCCAAGCATTTTGAGATCACCCAGGAGACAGCCAGGCTACTCTCCAAGCTGCACAGTGAGTCTGTGCCCCAGGCCACCTGCTGCCCAGACCCCCAAACTGAGGAGGCCGAGGACCACTTCTGA
- the LOC122699185 gene encoding GEM-interacting protein isoform X2, with translation MLAGDTVISGDPEPDKNPTATLASETSRWSGPSPEDPAPLTGEELDLRLIRTKGGVDAALEYAKSWSRYVKELLAWTEKRASYELEFAKNVMKIADAGKVSIQQQSHMSLQYIYLLFLEHDLSLGSLAMETLAQQKRDYYQPLAAKRTEIEKWRKEFKEQWMKEQKRMNEAVQALRRAQLQYMQRSEELRVRSQVSPEDLALQASPGPNKQQERRRRSREEAQAKAQEAEALYQACVREANARQQELEAAKQRIVSHVRKLVLQGDEVLRRVTLGLFGLRGAQAERGPRAFAALAECCKPFEPGQRYQEFVRALGPDPPPPPPAAYSFQEFTYSSPLDTRKKLSGAPPPQLDESTAEPGPWEDTGTGWQGALGPTVGSDVDSMGGGSESRSQDSPTSSPGSGTRRLVKVSSIGTESSDDFEERDPDLGDGLENGPGTPFKKWILSNAAQTHRLRRLRGPAKCRECEAFMVSGTECEECSLTCHKRCLETLLILCGHKRLPARTPLFGVNFLQLPRDFPEEVPFVITRCTAEIEQRALNVQGIYRVSGSRVRVERLCQAFENGRALVDLSGNSPHDVSSVLKRFLQELTDPVVPFHLYDAFISLAKTLHADPVHDPGTPSPSPEVIRSLKTLLVQLPDSNYNTLRHLVAHLFRVAAQYEDNKMSANNLGIVFGPTLLRLPDGPGPAGAGPITCLLDSAHQAQLIEFLIVHYEQIFGADELLLATEPLPRDPSPPPATLPASLQAPHLQLVLDPLPLSLASDQDPDAMLLSALEKHPEATLPEISTLHSEQEEEITEDIKNEGGEVSNQGPEDSPLGTQPRGHFSRQPVKYSRGGVRPVTHQLSGLALVASKLSEETPITSVPQGSLRRRGPSPAASTREDSPLRRTPLPKHFEITQETARLLSKLHSESVPQATCCPDPQTEEAEDHF, from the exons ATGCTGGCTGGAGACACTGTAATTTCAGGAGACCCGGAACCTGACAAGAACCCCACAGCCACTTTG gcCAGTGAGACCAGCCGTTGGAGTGGCCCCTCCCCAGAGGATCCTGCACCCCTTACAG GGGAGGAGCTGGACTTGCGGCTCATCCGAACCAAGGGGGGCGTGGATGCAGCTCTGGAGTACGCCAAGTCCTGGAGCCGCTACGTCAAGGAGCTGCTGGCCTGGACCGAGAAGAGAGCCAGTTATG AGCTGGAGTTTGCCAAAAACGTCATGAAGATTGCCGATGCTGGCAAGGTGTCAATCCAGCAGCAG AGCCACATGTCACTGCAGTATATCTACCTCCTGTTTCTGGAGCACGACCTcagcctgggaagcctggccATGGAGACACTAGCCCAGCAGAAAAGAGATTACTACCAG CCCTTGGCTGCCAAACGGACTGAGATTGAGAAGTGGCGGAAGGAGTTCAAGGAGCAGTGGATGAAAGAGCAGAAGCGGATG AACGAGGCGGTGCAGGCGCTGCGGCGGGCCCAGCTCCAGTACATGCAGCGCAGCGAGGAACTGCGGGTGCGCTCCCAGGTGTCGCCCGAAGATCTGGCTCTCCAGGCCTCACCGGGCCCCAACAAACAGCAGGAGCGGCGGCGACGCTCTCGAGAAGAGGCCCAGGCCAAG GCGCAGGAGGCCGAAGCGCTGTACCAGGCCTGCGTCAGAGAGGCCAACGCGCGGCAACAGGAACTGGAGGCCGCCAAGCAGCGGATCGTGTCCCACGTGCGCAAACTGGTGCTGCAGGGGGACGAAGTGCTGCGGCGG GTGACCCTGGGATTGTTCGGGCTTCGAGGCGCTCAGGCAGAGCGTGGCCCCCGCGCCTTCGCCGCCCTGGCTGAGTGCTGTAAGCCCTTCGAGCCTGGCCAGCGATACCAAGAGTTCGTGAGGGCGCTAGGGCCcgaccccccaccacccccgccaGCCGCCTATTCTTTCCAGGAGTTCACGTACAG TTCCCCTCTGGACACAAGAAAGAAGCTCTCTGGAGCACCCCCTCCACAGCTGGATGAGAGTACAGCTGAGCCAGGCCCTTGGGAGGACACAGGCACAGGCTGGCAGG GAGCTCTGGGCCCCACTGTGGGCAGTGATGTGGACAGCATGGGCGGTGGCAGCGAGTCTCGCTCCCAGGACTCTCCCACTTCCAGTCCAG GCTCTGGCACGAGGCGGCTGGTAAAAGTGTCATCCATAGGCACCGAGTCTTCAGATGACTTTGAGGAGCGAGACCCTG ACCTGGGAGATGGGCTGGAGAACGGGCCAGGGACCCCCTTCAAGAAGTGGATACTATCCAACGCAGCCCAGACCCACCGGTTGCGGCGGCTGCGGGGCCCAGCCAAGTGCCGAGAGTGTGAGGCTTTCATGGTCAGCGGGACAGAGTGCGAGGAG TGCTCTCTGACCTGCCACAAGCGCTGCCTCGAGACTCTGCTGATCCTCTGTGGACATAAGCGGCTACCGGCCCGGACTCCCCTCTTTGGGGTCAACTTCCTGCAGCTGCCCAGGGACTTCCCAGAGGAGGTGCCTTTTGTGATCACCAGGTGCACGGCCGAGATAGAACAGCGTGCGCTGAATGTGCAG gGCATTTATCGGGTCAGCGGGTCCAGGGTCCGCGTGGAACGGCTGTGCCAGGCTTTTGAGAATGGCCGAGCATTGGTTGACCTGTCAGGGAACTCACCTCATGATGTCTCGAGCGTTCTCAAGCGATTCCTCCAGGAG CTCACTGACCCCGTGGTCCCCTTCCACCTCTACGATGCCTTCATCTCTCTGGCTAAGACCCTGCATGCAGACCCTGTGCACGACCCTgggacccccagccccagccctgaggTTATCCGCTCGCTGAAGACCCTCTTGGTGCAGCTGCCCGACTCTAACTACAACACCCTGCGGCACCTGGTGGCCCATCTGTTCAG GGTGGCTGCACAGTATGAGGACAACAAGATGTCTGCCAACAACCTGGGCATTGTATTTGGGCCGACGCTGTTGCGGCTGCCCGACGGTCCAGGGCCAGCCGGTGCCGGACCTATCACCTGCCTGCTGGATTCCGCACACCAGGCTCAGCTCATCGAGTTCCTCATTGTGCACTATGAGCAGATCTTCGGGGCTGACGAGCTCCTCCTGGCCACTGAGCCCCTGCCCCGagaccccagcccaccccctgcGACCCTCCCAGCCAGCCTCCAGGCACCACACTTACAACTTGTCCTGGACCCCCTGCCCTTATCCCTCGCCTCAGACCAGGACCCAGACGCCATGCTCCTTAGTGCCCTGGAGAAGCATCCCGAGGCCACGCTCCCAGAG ATTTCAACTCTGCACAGTGAGCAGGAAGAGGAAATAACCGAAGACATCAAAAATGAGGGAGGGGAAG TGTCCAACCAAGGGCCTGAGGACTCACCCCTGGGGACACAGCCCCGTGGCCACTTCAGCCGCCAGCCAGTGAAGTATTCCCGGGGAGGTGTGCGGCCTGTCACCCACCAGCTGTCTGGCTTGGCCCTGGTGGCTTCCAAACTGTCCGAGGAGACCCCCATCACATCAGTGCCCCAAGGGAGCCTGCGGAGGCGAGGACCCAGCCCTGCCGCCAGCACCCGTGAAGACAGCCCTCTGCGCCGCACCCCGCTGCCCAAGCATTTTGAGATCACCCAGGAGACAGCCAGGCTACTCTCCAAGCTGCACAGTGAGTCTGTGCCCCAGGCCACCTGCTGCCCAGACCCCCAAACTGAGGAGGCCGAGGACCACTTCTGA
- the LOC122699568 gene encoding proline-rich protein HaeIII subfamily 1-like, with translation MPASPEQPVTPQTGRPRALDPRPGDQGGSRRASGSADPERPGEAGRRGPAATPPSRRPAPTTWASSARSPPPGGASLPQPRWGQGRPEPQLPFSSPPRGPSAAPLYFRRGTPTSCPRTPLAPVIVGLRGAGREFPPGPGAARARVRVVARSAPPPRHSPARSLASNPSPSSKPRPDPTPTLSPDPSPSLASPAESYCPPGPS, from the coding sequence ATGCCGGCCTCACCTGAGCAGCCCGTCACGCCGCAGACTGGGCGGCCCCGCGCCCTAGACCCACGGCCGGGCGACCAGGGCGGGAGCAGAAGAGCGTCTGGCAGCGCCGATCCGGAGCGGCCCGGGGAGGCCGGGAGGCGGGGTCCCGCCGCCACGCCCCCGTCGCGGCGTCCCGCCCCCACCACCTGGGCGAGCTCCGCCCGGTCCCCGCCACCTGGAGGAGCCTCGCTTCCGCAGCCGCGGTGGGGACAGGGGCGTCCGGAACCGCAGCTCCCCTTTTCCTCTCCGCCTCGCGGCCCCTCGGCCGCCCCTCTCTACTTCCGGCGCGGGACCCCCACCTCCTGTCCCCGCACACCTCTCGCGCCTGTAATTGTGGGCCTTCGCGGGGCTGGCCGAGAGTTCCCGCCGGGACCTGGCGCCGCCCGGGCCCGCGTCCGGGTGGTCGCACGGTCCGCGCCCCCGCCCCGGCACTCCCCCGCCCGCTCCCTCGCGTCCAATCCGTCGCCGAGTTCCAAGCCACGCCCTGATCCGACCCCGACCCTCAGCCCGGACCCCAGCCCCTCCTTGGCTTCGCCGGCCGAGAGCTACTGCCCGCCTGGCCCCAGCTGA
- the LPAR2 gene encoding lysophosphatidic acid receptor 2 isoform X2, giving the protein MVTMGQCYYNETIGFFYNNSGKELSSHWRPKDLVVVALGLTVSVLVLLTNLLVIAAIASNRRFHQPIYYLLGNLAAADLFAGVAYLFLMFHTGPRTARLSLRGWFVRQGLLDTSLTASMATLLAIAVERHCSVMAVQLHSRLPPGRVITLIVVVWVAALGLGLLPAHFWHCLCALDRCSRMAPLLSRSYLTVWALSSLLVFLLMVVVYTRIFFYVRRRVQRMAEHVSCYPRYRETTLNLVKTVVIILGSVPQGHLWSAGRRARWCCSWMVWAASPATSWQWRSTSYS; this is encoded by the exons ATGGTCACCATGGGCCAGTGCTACTACAACGAGACCATCGGCTTCTTCTACAACAACAGTGGCAAGGAGCTCAGCTCCCATTGGCGGCCCAAAGATCTGGTTGTGGTGGCGCTGGGCCTGACTGTCAGCGTGCTGGTGCTTCTCACCAACCTGCTGGTCATCGCAGCCATCGCCTCCAATCGCCGCTTCCACCAACCCATTTACTACCTGCTTGGCAACCTGGCCGCAGCTGACCTCTTCGCCGGTGTGGCCTACCTCTTCCTCATGTTCCACACAGGCCCACGCACAGCCCGGCTGTCACTCCGGGGCTGGTTCGTGCGGCAGGGCCTGTTGGACACGAGCCTGACGGCCTCCATGGCCACACTCCTGGCCATTGCTGTGGAGCGGCACTGCAGTGTGATGGCCGTGCAGCTGCACAGCCGCCTGCCCCCGGGCCGGGTCATCACGCTGATCGTGGTCGTTTGGGTGGCCgcgctggggctggggctgctgCCCGCCCACTTCTGGCACTGCCTCTGTGCCCTGGACCGCTGCTCTCGCATGGCCCCCCTGCTCAGCCGCTCCTACCTCACCGTCTGGGCGCTGTCCAGTCTGCTCGTCTTCCTGCTCATGGTGGTCGTCTACACCCGCATCTTCTTCTATGTGAGGCGGCGAGTGCAGCGAATGGCCGAGCATGTCAGCTGCTACCCCCGCTACCGTGAAACGACGCTGAACCTGGTCAAGACTGTTGTCATCATCCTAG GCTCTGTCCCACAGGGGCATTTGTGGTCTGCTGGACGCCGGGCCAGGTGGTGCTGCTCCTGGATGGTCTGGGCTGCAAGTCCTGCAACGTCCTGGCAGTGGAGAAGTACTTCCTACTCTTAG
- the LPAR2 gene encoding lysophosphatidic acid receptor 2 isoform X1, with amino-acid sequence MVTMGQCYYNETIGFFYNNSGKELSSHWRPKDLVVVALGLTVSVLVLLTNLLVIAAIASNRRFHQPIYYLLGNLAAADLFAGVAYLFLMFHTGPRTARLSLRGWFVRQGLLDTSLTASMATLLAIAVERHCSVMAVQLHSRLPPGRVITLIVVVWVAALGLGLLPAHFWHCLCALDRCSRMAPLLSRSYLTVWALSSLLVFLLMVVVYTRIFFYVRRRVQRMAEHVSCYPRYRETTLNLVKTVVIILGAFVVCWTPGQVVLLLDGLGCKSCNVLAVEKYFLLLAEANSLVNAVVYSCRDAEMRRTFRRLLCCWCLRPSTHESVRYTTATHTGTSTRIMLPENGHSLMDSTL; translated from the exons ATGGTCACCATGGGCCAGTGCTACTACAACGAGACCATCGGCTTCTTCTACAACAACAGTGGCAAGGAGCTCAGCTCCCATTGGCGGCCCAAAGATCTGGTTGTGGTGGCGCTGGGCCTGACTGTCAGCGTGCTGGTGCTTCTCACCAACCTGCTGGTCATCGCAGCCATCGCCTCCAATCGCCGCTTCCACCAACCCATTTACTACCTGCTTGGCAACCTGGCCGCAGCTGACCTCTTCGCCGGTGTGGCCTACCTCTTCCTCATGTTCCACACAGGCCCACGCACAGCCCGGCTGTCACTCCGGGGCTGGTTCGTGCGGCAGGGCCTGTTGGACACGAGCCTGACGGCCTCCATGGCCACACTCCTGGCCATTGCTGTGGAGCGGCACTGCAGTGTGATGGCCGTGCAGCTGCACAGCCGCCTGCCCCCGGGCCGGGTCATCACGCTGATCGTGGTCGTTTGGGTGGCCgcgctggggctggggctgctgCCCGCCCACTTCTGGCACTGCCTCTGTGCCCTGGACCGCTGCTCTCGCATGGCCCCCCTGCTCAGCCGCTCCTACCTCACCGTCTGGGCGCTGTCCAGTCTGCTCGTCTTCCTGCTCATGGTGGTCGTCTACACCCGCATCTTCTTCTATGTGAGGCGGCGAGTGCAGCGAATGGCCGAGCATGTCAGCTGCTACCCCCGCTACCGTGAAACGACGCTGAACCTGGTCAAGACTGTTGTCATCATCCTAG GGGCATTTGTGGTCTGCTGGACGCCGGGCCAGGTGGTGCTGCTCCTGGATGGTCTGGGCTGCAAGTCCTGCAACGTCCTGGCAGTGGAGAAGTACTTCCTACTCTTAGCCGAGGCCAACTCACTGGTCAATGCCGTGGTGTACTCGTGCCGTGATGCTGAGATGCGCCGCACCTTCCGCCGTCTTCTATGCTGTTGGTGCCTCCGCCCGTCTACCCACGAGTCTGTTCGCTACACAACCGCCACCCACACGGGCACCAGCACTCGCATCATGCTTCCTGAGAATGGCCATTCCCTGATGGACTCCACCCTTTAG